One Xenopus tropicalis strain Nigerian chromosome 8, UCB_Xtro_10.0, whole genome shotgun sequence genomic window carries:
- the xiap gene encoding E3 ubiquitin-protein ligase XIAP isoform X2, whose protein sequence is MVCTSGWRVALPVPPALRKTSLPGFQLHLLLASEFVLKEEMTCQCPKMSDGAYDMDVDQNYFEEEVRLASFANFPSSYPVSAPALARAGFYYTGDGDRVKCFSCLAMVEGWQHGDTAIGKHRKISPNCKFINGFNNLRSDCIQTQVPIMQNGFQNSAEDLAERSSSEIMADYLLRTGRVVDMSTPKYPRHMEMCSEEARLQTFQNWPAYSPLTPKELANAGLFYTGINDQVKCFCCGGKLMNWEPSDKAWTEHKKHFPECYFVLGRDVGNVATEANTHGGRRRGSELACPAMNDYNARLETFSSWSFPIDKETLAKAGFYSIGDGDATKCFHCGGVLNCWSATDDPWEEHAKAYPGCKFLIDEKGQHFINHAQLKRPILHKANSADASPALPKEISLEEKLRQLEEEKICKVCMDRRISIVFIPCGHLVACAVCADVLDKCPICCTIVERRQKIFMS, encoded by the exons ATGGTTTGCACTTCCGGTTGGAGGGTTGCGCTTCCTGTTCCTCCTGCATTGAGGAAGACGTCCTTACCAGGGTTCCAGCTGCACTTGCTGCTAGCAT CTGAATTTGTTCTTAAAGAGGAAATGACATGCCAGTGTCCGAAGATGTCAGACGGTGCTTATGATATGGATGTGGACCAGAATTATTTTGAAGAGGAAGTCAGACTGGCGTCCTTTGCTAACTTCCCAAGTAGCTACCCGGTCTCTGCTCCAGCACTAGCGCGGGCCGGCTTCTATTACACTGGAGATGGAGATCGAGTCAAGTGTTTTAGCTGCCTGGCTATGGTTGAAGGCTGGCAGCATGGAGACACGGCAATTGGCAAGCACCGGAAAATATCCCCAAACTGTAAATTTATTAATGGCTTTAATAACTTACGAAGTGATTGTATCCAAACTCAAGTGCCTATCATGCAGAATGGTTTTCAGAATTCCGCTGAAGACTTGGCTGAGAGATCTAGTTCTGAGATTATGGCAGACTACTTGCTAAGGACTGGAAGAGTTGTCGATATGTCAACACCAAAATATCCCAGGCATATGGAAATGTGTAGTGAGGAAGCCCGACTGCAAACGTTTCAAAACTGGCCAGCCTATTCCCCCTTAACACCAAAAGAGCTAGCCAATGCAGGTCTTTTTTATACAGGCATCAACGACCAAGTCAAATGCTTTTGCTGTGGTGGAAAACTAATGAACTGGGAACCTAGTGACAAAGCGTGGACagaacacaaaaaacattttcctgAATGCTACTTTGTTTTGGGCCGTGATGTTGGCAATGTAGCTACCGAAGCCAATACACATGGTGGTAGGAGAAGAGGTTCTGAGTTGGCCTGCCCAGCCATGAACGACTACAATGCTCGTCTTGAGACCTTTTCATCATGGTCATTTCCAATTGACAAGGAAACACTCGCTAAAGCTGGATTCTATAGTATAG GTGACGGAGATGCCACAAAGTGCTTTCATTGTGGGGGAGTGTTAAATTGTTGGTCGGCAACAGATGATCCTTGGGAAGAGCATGCCAAGGCATATCCTGG ATGCAAGTTCCTGATTGATGAAAAGGGACAGCACTTTATAAATCATGCCCAGTTAAAGAGACCCATTCTACACAAG GCAAACTCTGCAGACGCATCACCTGCATTACCCAAAG AGATCAGCCTTGAAGAGAAACTGAGGCAACTAGAGGAGGAGAAGATCTGCAAAGTTTGTATGGACAGGCGGATCTCCATTGTTTTCATACCCTGCGGCCACCTTGTGGCCTGTGCTGTATGTGCAGATGTGCTTGATAAATGTCCAATCTGTTGCACTATTGTAGAAAGAAGACAGAAAATTTTTATGTCATAG
- the xiap gene encoding E3 ubiquitin-protein ligase XIAP isoform X1, with product MVCTSGWRVALPVPPALRKTSLPGFQLHLLLASEFVLKEEMTCQCPKMSDGAYDMDVDQNYFEEEVRLASFANFPSSYPVSAPALARAGFYYTGDGDRVKCFSCLAMVEGWQHGDTAIGKHRKISPNCKFINGFNNLRSDCIQTQVPIMQNGFQNSAEDLAERSSSEIMADYLLRTGRVVDMSTPKYPRHMEMCSEEARLQTFQNWPAYSPLTPKELANAGLFYTGINDQVKCFCCGGKLMNWEPSDKAWTEHKKHFPECYFVLGRDVGNVATEANTHGGRRRGSELACPAMNDYNARLETFSSWSFPIDKETLAKAGFYSIGDGDATKCFHCGGVLNCWSATDDPWEEHAKAYPGCKFLIDEKGQHFINHAQLKRPILHKANSADASPALPKDSNLLKSPLVTNAQQMGFPLEEIKKVMGQKLKTTGKNYTCVEEFVSDLCAQKETVLEKPKEIEISLEEKLRQLEEEKICKVCMDRRISIVFIPCGHLVACAVCADVLDKCPICCTIVERRQKIFMS from the exons ATGGTTTGCACTTCCGGTTGGAGGGTTGCGCTTCCTGTTCCTCCTGCATTGAGGAAGACGTCCTTACCAGGGTTCCAGCTGCACTTGCTGCTAGCAT CTGAATTTGTTCTTAAAGAGGAAATGACATGCCAGTGTCCGAAGATGTCAGACGGTGCTTATGATATGGATGTGGACCAGAATTATTTTGAAGAGGAAGTCAGACTGGCGTCCTTTGCTAACTTCCCAAGTAGCTACCCGGTCTCTGCTCCAGCACTAGCGCGGGCCGGCTTCTATTACACTGGAGATGGAGATCGAGTCAAGTGTTTTAGCTGCCTGGCTATGGTTGAAGGCTGGCAGCATGGAGACACGGCAATTGGCAAGCACCGGAAAATATCCCCAAACTGTAAATTTATTAATGGCTTTAATAACTTACGAAGTGATTGTATCCAAACTCAAGTGCCTATCATGCAGAATGGTTTTCAGAATTCCGCTGAAGACTTGGCTGAGAGATCTAGTTCTGAGATTATGGCAGACTACTTGCTAAGGACTGGAAGAGTTGTCGATATGTCAACACCAAAATATCCCAGGCATATGGAAATGTGTAGTGAGGAAGCCCGACTGCAAACGTTTCAAAACTGGCCAGCCTATTCCCCCTTAACACCAAAAGAGCTAGCCAATGCAGGTCTTTTTTATACAGGCATCAACGACCAAGTCAAATGCTTTTGCTGTGGTGGAAAACTAATGAACTGGGAACCTAGTGACAAAGCGTGGACagaacacaaaaaacattttcctgAATGCTACTTTGTTTTGGGCCGTGATGTTGGCAATGTAGCTACCGAAGCCAATACACATGGTGGTAGGAGAAGAGGTTCTGAGTTGGCCTGCCCAGCCATGAACGACTACAATGCTCGTCTTGAGACCTTTTCATCATGGTCATTTCCAATTGACAAGGAAACACTCGCTAAAGCTGGATTCTATAGTATAG GTGACGGAGATGCCACAAAGTGCTTTCATTGTGGGGGAGTGTTAAATTGTTGGTCGGCAACAGATGATCCTTGGGAAGAGCATGCCAAGGCATATCCTGG ATGCAAGTTCCTGATTGATGAAAAGGGACAGCACTTTATAAATCATGCCCAGTTAAAGAGACCCATTCTACACAAG GCAAACTCTGCAGACGCATCACCTGCATTACCCAAAG ACAGCAATTTATTGAAGAGCCCATTGGTGACCAATGCCCAGCAAATGGGATTTCCTCTTGAAGAAATAAAGAAAGTTATGGGGCAGAAGCTGAAGACCACAGGGAAAAATTATACATGTGTGGAAGAATTTGTCTCTGACTTGTGTGCTCAGAAAGAAACAGTTTTAGAGAAGCCCAAGGAAATTG AGATCAGCCTTGAAGAGAAACTGAGGCAACTAGAGGAGGAGAAGATCTGCAAAGTTTGTATGGACAGGCGGATCTCCATTGTTTTCATACCCTGCGGCCACCTTGTGGCCTGTGCTGTATGTGCAGATGTGCTTGATAAATGTCCAATCTGTTGCACTATTGTAGAAAGAAGACAGAAAATTTTTATGTCATAG
- the xiap gene encoding E3 ubiquitin-protein ligase XIAP (The RefSeq protein has 3 substitutions compared to this genomic sequence), with protein MEPQLAEFVLKEEMTCQCPKMSDGAYDMDVDQNYFEEEVRLASFANFPSSYPVSAPALARAGFYYTGDGDRVKCFSCLAMVEGWQHGDTAIGKHRKISPNCKFINGFNNLRSDCILTQVPVMQNGFQNSAEDLAERSSSEIMADYLLRTGRVVDMSTPKYPRHMEMCSEEARLQTFQNWPAYSPLTPKELANAGLFYTGINDQVKCFCCGGKLMNWEPSDKAWTEHKKHFPECYFVLGRDVGNVATEANTHGGRRRGSELACPAMNDYNARLETFSSWSFPIDKETLAKAGFYSIGDGDATKCFHCGGVLNCWSATDDPWEEHAKAYPGCKFLIDEKGQHFINHAQLKRPILHKANSADASPALPKDSNLLKSPLVTDAQQMGFPLEEIKKVMGQKLKTTGKNYTCVEEFVSDLCAQKETVLEKPKEIEISLEEKLRQLEEEKICKVCMDRRISIVFIPCGHLVACAVCADVLDKCPICCTIVERRQKIFMS; from the exons ATGGAGCCTCAACTTG CTGAATTTGTTCTTAAAGAGGAAATGACATGCCAGTGTCCGAAGATGTCAGACGGTGCTTATGATATGGATGTGGACCAGAATTATTTTGAAGAGGAAGTCAGACTGGCGTCCTTTGCTAACTTCCCAAGTAGCTACCCGGTCTCTGCTCCAGCACTAGCGCGGGCCGGCTTCTATTACACTGGAGATGGAGATCGAGTCAAGTGTTTTAGCTGCCTGGCTATGGTTGAAGGCTGGCAGCATGGAGACACGGCAATTGGCAAGCACCGGAAAATATCCCCAAACTGTAAATTTATTAATGGCTTTAATAACTTACGAAGTGATTGTATCCAAACTCAAGTGCCTATCATGCAGAATGGTTTTCAGAATTCCGCTGAAGACTTGGCTGAGAGATCTAGTTCTGAGATTATGGCAGACTACTTGCTAAGGACTGGAAGAGTTGTCGATATGTCAACACCAAAATATCCCAGGCATATGGAAATGTGTAGTGAGGAAGCCCGACTGCAAACGTTTCAAAACTGGCCAGCCTATTCCCCCTTAACACCAAAAGAGCTAGCCAATGCAGGTCTTTTTTATACAGGCATCAACGACCAAGTCAAATGCTTTTGCTGTGGTGGAAAACTAATGAACTGGGAACCTAGTGACAAAGCGTGGACagaacacaaaaaacattttcctgAATGCTACTTTGTTTTGGGCCGTGATGTTGGCAATGTAGCTACCGAAGCCAATACACATGGTGGTAGGAGAAGAGGTTCTGAGTTGGCCTGCCCAGCCATGAACGACTACAATGCTCGTCTTGAGACCTTTTCATCATGGTCATTTCCAATTGACAAGGAAACACTCGCTAAAGCTGGATTCTATAGTATAG GTGACGGAGATGCCACAAAGTGCTTTCATTGTGGGGGAGTGTTAAATTGTTGGTCGGCAACAGATGATCCTTGGGAAGAGCATGCCAAGGCATATCCTGG ATGCAAGTTCCTGATTGATGAAAAGGGACAGCACTTTATAAATCATGCCCAGTTAAAGAGACCCATTCTACACAAG GCAAACTCTGCAGACGCATCACCTGCATTACCCAAAG ACAGCAATTTATTGAAGAGCCCATTGGTGACCAATGCCCAGCAAATGGGATTTCCTCTTGAAGAAATAAAGAAAGTTATGGGGCAGAAGCTGAAGACCACAGGGAAAAATTATACATGTGTGGAAGAATTTGTCTCTGACTTGTGTGCTCAGAAAGAAACAGTTTTAGAGAAGCCCAAGGAAATTG AGATCAGCCTTGAAGAGAAACTGAGGCAACTAGAGGAGGAGAAGATCTGCAAAGTTTGTATGGACAGGCGGATCTCCATTGTTTTCATACCCTGCGGCCACCTTGTGGCCTGTGCTGTATGTGCAGATGTGCTTGATAAATGTCCAATCTGTTGCACTATTGTAGAAAGAAGACAGAAAATTTTTATGTCATAG